The genome window atcatttcaattATTGAAAAGGGTAAGAATAATTATTGGTTTGGGGCCATGTACCCATTAGGGATAAGCTGCAAAGAGTGATTGAACATAAATAGCcaattaaaattatcatttttttttaccttggcaaagactattttaaatttgtttttacacTCCAATGTAGTTAATATATAGGatgtaatatagtgattcatcaattatTTTAGCAAAACTTTAAAGTAACAAAGAGATCAAGAATGCCTTTATAATGCAAGGTCCACATAACGCTCGATACCATATATATACAAGTGATCATAATGTGTTCTCATTTGAGACAGGAGTTTCTGCCTTTAGAGGATTGACTCACAATTAAAATCCATAATCTGATTCCCATGgttacccatttctttttataaaaatcaacataaatacatggtaatatatatttgtaaagaaGGTGTCTcaaattctaacaaatattttatttgaatttacattgcatttcatttaaaaaataaaaaaatttcttcttttgatttttaagctTCAGCTGAGAACTCCTGATAAAAAAACGAAAATAGACTACACAGGTAAGACACTAGGAAGGAATTTAGCAGGATCTGATATAGTTATTCAAGGAGTTGGATAAGTAGCATGTCTCATACTAATTGATGTACTTGAGAGTGTATTTGTAACAAGAAAAACTGCTTCATTCCCTTCCCTTTTAAAACACTACAAAATCATGAATAAGACGATAAAAGGTGTCAAAATATTGCTTATTTGAAATGGTCATTATATTTGCTACTTGTGGTAGACAAAAACAATTTCTGGGAGTTTTGGTTTGGAATATTCAGAGTGGTCTTgagtgaaaaaaagtaaaatagatttCACTTAAACACACATATCTGTTCACAGAGTGAGAGAGTTTGAagcaagaatatttttatcatctgcATATGGATGTTGGCTGGAATGAAAGAACAGAATAACACATAATGTTTTTGAACAAACTGAATGGGAGTGTGTGGTCCTGCACTAGTGAGTTGAGTGATCCCTCAATCTTGATTCAGTTCAGGCACTTGTTCATTAAATTCAAAGGCTGGTCTTTTTGTCGCCCaatttcctcttcctccatcaCTCAATTTACTGTGTTGTATTATCCTAGATTGTGCTTTTCCCCCATGGGTGAATGACCTCatgaacatttctatttcttataaacTTAGGAGAGGAAAATATTTACACCTACTGCAAGTTTAAGCATATTATATGTGCAACTAATGACCAGAAGAAACCACTCTTCACCGACCGAGTTCATCCTGTTGGGATTAGTAGACACGATGGAGCTACAGATGgtcctctttttgctttttctggtgATTTACACACTTACAGTTCTGGGGAATGTTGGGATGATCCTCTTAATCAGGACTAATTCCCGACTTCACAcacccatgtatttcttcctggctAACCTATCCTTTGTGGATGTTAGTTACTCCTCCACGATCACCCCTAAGATGCTGGTGGACATGTTATCAGAGGAGAAAACCATCTCCTTTGCTGGCTGCTTTCTGCAACTCTACTTTTTCATCACCATGGCCACGACTGAATGCATCCTTTTCGGGTTAATGGCCTATGACCGTTATGTGGCCATATGCAACCCTCTACTTTACTCCCTGGTCATGTCCAGGACTGTCTGCCTCAAAATGGCAGCAGGGGCTTTTACAGCAGGATTCTTGAACTCCATGGTTAACACAAGTTATGTGAGCAGCTTGTCATTCTGCAGTTCCAATGTCATCCATCATTTCTTCTGTGACAGCCCTCCACTTTTTAGGCTCTCATGTTCAGACACACACCTGAATGAAAGCATCATTTCCACATTTGCTGGTGTGAATATCGTGGGAAGTCTGCTGGTCATCCTCACCACCTACTCCTACATTCTCTTTTCTATCTTCCGTATGCATTCAGGGGAAGGGAGGCGCAAAGCCCTCTCAACCTGTGGGTCCCACCTGACAGCTATAACTCTGTTCTATGCCACTGCCATCTATACCTATCTGAGACCTAGTTCCAGCTACTCCCTGGATCAGGACAAAGTGGCTTCGGTGTTCTACACGGTGGTGACCCCTATGCTGAATCCTCTGATCTACAGCCTCAGGAATAAGGAAGTAAAGAAAGCTTTATGGAATGTAACTACCAGGACAAGGAGTTCTACATTTCTGTGGTGGTTCAGTTGAATTTCTGAACAAAACAGAGTAACCTGTCTTTTGAAGGCTGCTTCAAGGCTACAGTTtttctttagaatattttctgaGTAATTAGTctataatattcaaatatatgtaaCAGTGAGGCATAAGGTAAATTACTAGTTATATATGGCCATAGAATCTTCAAGTAAACCTTCCATACTCAACTTGTTTTCTCTTCAAAAATTTCCaatccttccctccctttctctctccctgcctgacaCATAAACTGAAAACCACATTTAACTGTGGCAAAGTTTAATCTGTGCATGGTGCAAAAGGCATAGGTCAATGTTCAGTGTATTATCTAATTTATATTCTTTAGAATAAACTCATGGATTTTCTGCTCAAAAATtgtttatcatttgcaaataaatttaatttagcTACAGGGATTTGGTTATTTAGAAACTGATGGATACCAAAGCTTGCACAGGAGACAGAAACAGATATAGTTTTTGGCAGAAATTCCCCATGGCATTCACCCTTTCCACTGAAGTTGCACATGATAGAGGTAGTGATGTCCATGTCCTGTGGTATGTAGATATTACATGCATTGTTTACTGTCACAAAGATATTCAAAATGTATTCCAATGTTTCCTATGATCCACGTTAAGTGAACTTGTCCAGACAGGTGTTCATGAAGTCATTGGTATTTTCTATGCAACCATCAGCCATACTCTCACTCGCCTGGTCCACGGTGGTTACCTGGCCCTGCACACCCTGCAGATAATGATCAGCTTGTCATAGACATAATTTGCTCTTTGTTTAAGTGGTGGTTTTCTCACATTCTTCTGTACAAGCTGGAGGcttcttgactggattctttcttttctctgtcctggGTATTTAACAGATTCATAGATCAGACTGAGATATTTCACAAGTATATACTAATATTATATTCCTCTCATCCagtgctttaatttcttttaaaacctacaaatagaaataatgaaagagTTATTCTGAGATTTGGGTTTTAGACATATCCTATTTGAGGTTATGTTCTCTGCTCTCTAATTAACCTCTCCAAAATTACTGAATCTCCTTGACAGAGTCTACAGTCCAACTTTGAGAACAATAATTAAGTAATTaccttgctttgctttttttaattctttgaatacacttctttttttttttttttaaagattttatttatttatttatttgagagagagacattgagagagagcatgagcgaggagaaggtcagagagagaagcagactccccatataGCTGGGaaccagatgcgggactcaatcctgggactccaggatcatgacctgagccgaaggaggtcgtccaaccaactgagccacccaggcgtccctgaacacatttctttttcttttcttttttttttttttttatagtttgaattttatttttttttcagtgttccaaaattcattgtttatccaccacacccaatgctccatgcaatatgtgtcctctttaatgcccaccaccaggctcatcttacctcccggcccctcccctccaaaaccctcagtttgtttctcagagtccacattctcttatggtttgtctccccctccgatttcccccaactcacttatcctctccatctcccaatgtcttccatgttattccttatgctccacaagtaagtgaaaccatatgttaattgactctctcttcttcacttatttcactcaacataatctcttccagttgtgtccatgttgatacaaaagttaggtattcaccctttctgatggacatataatactccattgtatatatggaccatattgttgttgaagggcattttggctattcccacagtttggcaactgtgaccattgctgctatgaacatcgggaTTCAGTGTTCACTATatctgtatgtttggggtaaatacccagtagtgcaattgcagggtcatagggtagctctatttttaatttcttaaggaatctccacactgttttccaaagtggccgcactaaattgcattcccaccaacagtgtaagagggttcccctttctccacatcctctccaacacttattgtttactgtcttgttgattttggccattctaagtgatataaggtggaatctcaatgtggttttgattttaatctccttgatggctaatgacaatgaacattttttcatgtgactgttagccatttgtatgtcttcattggagaagtgtctgttcatgtcttctgcccattttttgatgtgactatctgttttgtgtgtgttgaggagttctttatagatcttagatatcagccctttgtctgtagtgtcatttgcaattatctcctcccattctgtggggtgcctctttgttttgttctctattttctttgctgtggagaaacttttgatcttgatgaagtcccaaaagttcgtttttgcttttgttttctttgcctttggggacatgtcttgaaagcagttgctgtggccagtgttgaagaggttactgcctatgttctcctctaggattttgatagattcctgcctcatgttcaggtctgtaatccatttctagtttatctttgtatatgatgtaagagaatggtcgagttttatacttttatatatagcTGACCAAAtttcccagccccatttattgaaaagaatgtcttttttccactgtatattttttcctgctttgtcaaagattattttaccATAGAGTTAGGGTCCATTATTGGCtttctactttgttccactggtctatgcatctgtttttgtgccagtaccatgctgtcttgatgatcacagctttgtagtaaagcctgAAATTAGACAACATGATGacccaagttttgtttttctttttcaacatttccttaacaattcagggtctctatggttccatacaaattttaggattaattgttccagctctttgaaaaatattggtggaattttgatctggGTGTCATTGAAAtttagattgctctaggcagtatagacattttaacaatgtttattcatctgatccatgagcatgaaatgcttttccatctttttgtgtcttcttcactttctttcatgagtgttttctatagttcctcaagtacaggtCTTCTATCCcctcagttaggtttattcctagatatcttatggttcttggtgctatagtaaatggaatcaattctctaatttccctttctatattttcattgttagggtataagaaagcaactgatttctatacataGATTTTATGTCCGGATacacaacatccattcctgaataaaaacccttcaaagtatagggatagagagaacattcctcaacgttataaaattttccagaaacccacaatgaatatcatccttaatggggaaaagctgacagccttgtctttgagatcaggaacatgacaaagatgaACACATGTTTCTTATGtacattttgattatttctttaatcaaactatttataaaaatattttaaatatcctaatttctcatttattgtttattgcatttatgtaaaaatgtacaattattatatatatttatgtaactcaaaataaatttaaactacAAAAACCTTGAGTCTTCTCATTATTATATAGAGTGGTgatttatctctttatctcttatctctttatctcttttgtcCTAAGTCCTTGGCAATATTTACTAAACTCTTCTTCATGAATGTAATAGTATTTTTGCCTCTTTGATACACTATgtcattgcttttctctttttctgtctccctcattcttttgttttggttgaATTTCAATTCAAATTCATTATCCAAATATAGTTGTCAACCAAAATATTGtcttatttaatgatttttgagtaatttatttgctaaaattaatgaaagatgTTTAAATTGTATGCATTTAGACTGTTTTGGCCAGGATTTTCATCAGTGATTAGGTGAGGCCAAGAGAGGCTAGCTTACAAAACCTGTTAGCAtcacaaagttgaaaaaaaaaaagcaagcaatttggaagaaatgaagaaatcagtATCAACAATCACACACATCCAAAAACACAGCATAAGAGAATGGGATGATGTTATTAGAAGATGAAGTCCTGCATTTAGGCAGAAAAAAACGTGTACAGAGAGTTTAATCTGAgcattcaaataatttattttgatttagtttGTTAAATGTAAACTAACATGCCCAATGTAATTTTTATTGCTCTCTTGAAAATAAGAAGTGTACAGTTGTAAACAACAAATAGGTATTTAATAGaagatgtgcacacacacacacacacactatacatgtatgtgtatataagtgACTAGGATAAAAGGGGACAGGACAAGGAAATTAGGTATCTGggtattattttcttctgctaaGATTGTGTTCCAGTTGATTCTTCCACTTTCTAACAGTTTGTCTAttgaaaaatcatttaattatctGAAATTTCAGAtgcaaaatgcataaaataataatgtcaaCCTCAAAGGCTGGCAGGGAGAATTAACTGAAGATTTAAATGGAAAAGAGCTATATGTTTTGAGTTCTCAATGCAAATAGGCTCCCCATGCATATGAACCCCCATATGAGGTTTATTTCACCTAGATTTTCTTGTATGTAGATCTGGAAAATCTGTCATTTCACCCCCTTCTAGGTACAGAGTCATAggcaatattttcaaaatttaacaccagtctaaaatcataaaaacatgAGTTCATTCTCTTATCCATtgtattatttgcccaaggtttagtattctttaaatattgcACACTTAAGTTAGTTTCTCCTTCTCATTAATTTCACTCAAGAGAGAGTTGAATGAGAGATATACTTACTCAGacaaaggatgtgtgtgtgtgtgtgtgtccatgcaaacacacacacacacaaacacaatttcaaacaaaaggaaacagaattctttttttcaattactaaaataacaaaggaagaaaaataatttggtactggattttcttctttttttaaaaaaaataaagattactatttatttatttgacagagagagattacaagtgagcagagaggcaggcagagagagaggaagggaagcaggctccctgctgagcagagagccctatgctgggctcaatcccaggacccaggatcatgacccgagctgaaggcagaggcttaacccactgagccacccaggagcccctggtacTGGATTTTGTATCCATTAAGctaaaaatagagagggagaagcagtatcAACAACCAATTATAAGtattaatacttaatttttttttacttcccttaagacttttttaaagtaacaaagaGATCAGGAATTACTTTGTGATGCAAACCCCATATAATGTTTGATTCCATATATCTACCTGTGATCATATACTGTGTACTTTTGAGACTGGAGTGTCTATCTCTAGAGGTCTGACTCACAATTACCTATAATCTAGTCCCATGGTTATTCATTCATccttatgaaaacaaaataaaagtgtgGCAATGTGTATTTACTCACAAGCCATTTCAAATGTttacaaaaaagtaaattgaatgcctactatatttaatttacttttaaaaatgaaatttacttccttttctgtAAACTCCATTGGATTGGAGAACatctcataaaaaaagaaaatcctagacTCCCCAGGTAAGACACTGGGAAGAAAGTGATCAGGATTTTGTGCTGTAACTCACTGAGTTGGACAGGTTGCATGTCTCCTGCTAAGGATGTTATTTGGAAGTGAACTTTGTAATCAGAACAGATTTTGGGATGacttttaaaacataagaaaaccatttttaaaatatatgataggAGTCTAAATACTGATTATTAGAGTTGGTCAGTATGGTGGCTGCTTAAAGTACTCACGAGTGATTTCTGGAAAGGAATGCATGAATTTTAAGGTTGAAGAATATTCAGAGTGGTTTTGAGgataaatggaaaggaaaaaaaaaatagagctaaacTCACATACCTGCTCAGTGAATGAGAGAGTTGTCCCGCAAGgatatttttatcctttcatttggACATAGATTGTACCGAGACAATAGAATCATGTAAGTAGCTTTTGGGAAACTGAATGGGAGTGTGTGGTCCTGCACTAGTGAGTTGAGAGATTCCCCAATCTTGATTCAGTTCAGACACTTGTTCATTAAATTCAAAGGCAGGTCTATTTGTCGCccaatttcctcttcttccatcACTCAATTTACTGTGTTGTATTATCCTAGATTGTGCTTTTCCCCCATGGGTGAATGACCTCATgaacatttatatttcttataaactTAGGAGAGGAAAATATTTACACCTAATGCAAGTTTAAGCATACTATATGTGCAACGAATGACCAGAAGAAACCACTCTTCACCGACCGAGTTCATCCTGTTGGGATTAGCAGACACAATGGAGCTACAGATTgtcctctttttgctttttctggtgATTTACACACTTACAGTTCTGGGGAATGTTGGGATGATCCTCTTAATCAGGACTAATTCCCGACTTCACAcacccatgtatttcttcctggctAACCTGTCCTTTGTGGATGTTAGTTACTCCTCCACCATCACCCCTAAGATGCTGGTGGATCTGTTATCAGAGGAGAAAACCATCTCCTTTGCTGGCTGCTTTCTGCAACTCTACTTTTTCATCGCCTTGGCCACAACTGAGTGCATCCTGTTCGGGTTAATGGCCTATGACCGTTATGTGGCCATATGCAACCCTCTACTTTACTCCCTGGTCATGTCCAGGACTGTCTGCCTCAAAATGGCAGCAGGGGCTTTTACAGCAGGATTCTTGAACTCCATGGTTAACACAAGTTATGTGAGCAGCTTGTCATTCTGCAGTTCCAATGTCATCCATCATTTCTTCTGTGACAGCCCTCCACTTTTTAGGCTCTCATGTTCAGACACACACCTNNNNNNNNNNAAATGAAAGCATCTTTTCCACATTTGCTGGTGTGAATATCGTGGGAAGTCTGCTGGTCATCCTCACCTCCTACTCCTATGTTCTCTTTTCTATCTTCCGTATGCATTCAGGGGAAGGGAGGCGCAAAGCCCTCTCAACCTGTGGGTCCCACCTGACAGCTATAACTCTGTTCTATGCCACTGCCATCTATACCTATCTGAGACCTAGTTCCAGCTACTCCCTGGATCAGGACAAAGTGGCTTCGGTGTTCTACACGGTGGTGATCCCCATGCTGAATCCTCTGATCTACAGCCTCAGGAATAAGGAAGTGAAGAAAGCTTTATGGAATGTAACTACCAGGACAAggttcccttcctttttctgatATGCTTGGTAAATTTTCTGAACTAGGTGTTAAATGAATTTTCTAAGTTGATTGAATCCTACAGTTTTCATTAGGATATTTCTAAGTAATTGCTTTCTGTTAATTCTCGAGTGCAGGGACCCATTCATGTACAAatgattcaccagtcttatataTGGACTCAGGGATTTCATGTAATTATTGTCTATTTTTGCTGggttttctcaaattatttctaaTGAAATATTGGTTAGAGAATGAAAGAGACACAGTATTTAGAATCAAAAGTCCTAATATCACACGAAACTAACTATATAGAGTATTTATAattgttcacttatttttcttctgcatctTTATTTCACCATTTGTGGTTTGTAAGAGATTGTTATGTATCACTTATGTGTAAaacaatttgaatttaaaatagatttacattttaatttattgaattatCTTAGTGGGGAGAGGCTTAAATCAAATTTCAggactacagtttttttttttttttttttttaaagattttatttatttatttgacagagagaaatcacaagtaggcagagagccaggcagagagagagagagaggaggaagcaggctccctgccgagcagagagcccgatgcgggactcgatcccaggaccctgagatcatgacctgagccgaaggcagcggcttaacccactgagccacccaggcgcccctaggactACAGTTTTAATTGCAGCTATCAACTCACCATCTTTCTTCCCCCATACCAATCtctgcatatacatatatttattaataaagaaatgtgAGCTTGTACAAAATGGGATATCAGGAAAGGTACCATCTCATTAGAATGCACCAGTTAAAACTCTCATATTCCCTTGTCTGGTCTTCAAAATGTTtaacctttctttcccttccattctctTGGGCTGACACATAGGACCAAGTTACAAACACATGCATTCAACTGCTGCCGAGTTTAATCAGTGCATAGTTCCATAGGAGGTAGGTCAACTTTCAGTGGATGAATCTGacatatattctttataataagCTTATGGATTTCCTCTTATAGATATCTCTCAATTGCCCAGACAGGTGTTTGTGATGTCATGAGTGTTGTCTACGCACCTGTGAGCTTTACTCTCACTCACAGGTTCTGAGTGGTTGCCTGGCCTGGACATCTGGCAACAGAATGACAGTTTGTTCTCTGAGATCATTTGTCCATCCTCTGAGTAGCTTGCCTACAATCTTCTGCACCAACTGGCTGCTCACTGGCTAGATTCATTCCACATTCCCTGTCCCCAGTATTTGGTGGGATCATATACTAAGACCAAGATATTTCATAAGTAAATGGCAATAATATATCCCTTCCACTAGATGTtatattttcaagtaaaatttaataattgaaaGAATGTTTGGGAGAGAAAATCCAGTTATCCTGAGATTTGATTTTTAGACACATCCTATTTTAGGTCATGTTCTCTGCTCTCTAATACAGCTTTTTtacacttattttttcttattcacaGAGTCTACAAATACTTTATATTTGGGGGGCTATACGCACTTAATTGTCTTGTCTgctttttaattacttaaatacGGGTTTCTTATGTaaattctgattatttctttaacccataaactactaaaactattttttaattatcataatttttttgtATAGTGTACAACACATTTATGTGAAAAATGTACCAAGAAtggtttattttcattaactcaaaataaatttaacctaTGAAACCACTGagatttccaattattttattgAGTGAGCAGACAAGTtggaaataatgaagaataaGTATTCAAGAATCATATAGGTCTAAA of Mustela nigripes isolate SB6536 chromosome 1, MUSNIG.SB6536, whole genome shotgun sequence contains these proteins:
- the LOC132010044 gene encoding LOW QUALITY PROTEIN: olfactory receptor 5F1-like (The sequence of the model RefSeq protein was modified relative to this genomic sequence to represent the inferred CDS: deleted 1 base in 1 codon), translated to MTRRNHSSPTEFILLGLVDTMELQMVLFLLFLVIYTLTVLGNVGMILLIRTNSRLHTPMYFFLANLSFVDVSYSSTITPKMLVDMLSEEKTISFAGCFLQLYFFITMATTECILFGLMAYDRYVAICNPLLYSLVMSRTVCLKMAAGAFTAGFLNSMVNTSYVSSLSFCSSNVIHHFFCDSPPLFRLSCSDTHLNESIISTFAGVNIVGSLLVILTTYSYILFSIFRMHSGEGRRKALSTCGSHLTAITLFYATAIYTYLRPSSSYSLIRTKWLRCSTRW
- the LOC132010056 gene encoding LOW QUALITY PROTEIN: olfactory receptor 5F1-like (The sequence of the model RefSeq protein was modified relative to this genomic sequence to represent the inferred CDS: deleted 2 bases in 2 codons), translated to MTRRNHSSPTEFILLGLADTMELQIVLFLLFLVIYTLTVLGNVGMILLIRTNSRLHTPMYFFLANLSFVDVSYSSTITPKMLVDLLSEEKTISFAGCFLQLYFFIALATTECILFGLMAYDRYVAICNPLLYSLVMSRTVCLKMAAGAFTAGFLNSMVNTSYVSSLSFCSSNVIHHFFCDSPPLFRLSCSDTHLXXXNESIFSTFAGVNIVGSLLVILTSYSYVLFSIFRMHSGEGRRKALSTCGSHLTAITLFYATAIYTYLRPSSSYSLIRTKWLRCSTRW